A region of the Lepidochelys kempii isolate rLepKem1 chromosome 24, rLepKem1.hap2, whole genome shotgun sequence genome:
TGTGCTCCAGGGGGGAGTCGAAGAGGCCCAGCCCCTGACAGGATTGGGCCCGTAATAAAATAGATCTGGTATATGCCCTAtgggcatgattttcagaaggcGCTCAGCACCTCCCCCACATGAGCTGGGAGCGCCCAGGATCCCCGGGAATCAGGGCCTAGGTCACAAACACAAACCAGCTCCTATTCTTGCCCTTCATGCAGAGATCTCAAACGTTAGTGAACAAGGCCTCACCTCCCAGGGCTAGGTCAGTATCAttctccccattgtacagagggggaaaccaaggcacgggGGAAGCAGCTTACCCAAGGccatacagcaagtcagtggcagagctgcgagcagaacccaggcgtcctacCTCTCGGTCCCCACTGCTCTGCTGAGGAGGGACTTGCCCACACGTGGAGTTACTCAGGAATAGCTGTttacactttaaattcacaccctgcctcaggggtaggcaacctccGGCCCGCATGCCAAAGGTGGCACATGAGCTGAATGTCAGCGGCACTcgcactgcccaggtcctggccaccggtccggggaggggggggctctgcactgaaatttcattttaaatgaagctgcttaaacattttaaaaacctcattTACTTTACATaggacaatagtttagttatatattatagacctatagaaagagaccttctaaaaatgttaaaatgtgttaCTGGCACGCGAAAGCTTAAATTCGAGTGACTagatgaagactcggcacaccacttctgaaagggtgctgaccccagccctgcctgaatctgaattaactaaaccCTAAATCCCTTTACAGAGAGAagaatagagcccaggagtcctgacccccaggcCCCACTGCTCTGATTAGTAtatcccactccctcccaggggcaggaatagaatccaagagTCCCGcctcccagtcccatgctctaacccctagaccccactctctCTAAGGACAGGAACAGAACTCGGCTCACAAGCTTTTTGAGGCAGGAACGGTCTTTTTGTTATGagtctgtgcagcacctagcaccgtGGGGCAGGGGCCTTTAGATattactgcaatgcaaataaccACACAGGCATCCTAACTTCTAGCGCCCCCCTTTCTCTAACCACTCGTCCACCCTGCTTCTCAGAGGTAGGGATACCCACAGGTCCTGTCTCCCTTTGCCCCCCTGCcaggcatggaacccaggagtcctgacttgaACCTCCTTCCTTCTCTCCGGAGAAGCTGCTAACCCCTCCCGTTCCTCTCTAGTTGGGGGTCTTTAATAGGTTAGTGTCCCTTTGACCCTAGGTTTGGGTTTGACCCTAGGCTTGGGCCTGAGAAAAATAAACCTGTTAGCCTGGCTGAAACTGGCCAGGTCGGTATTTCCCAATTAGTAGCTCCCCCATTGATTTCTTAAGGACCCTTGGTATTCTCTGTCTCCCTCCTTGTTCCGTTTCCTGCTTGCTTCCCCGCTAGCAGCCGCCTTTGATTTCATGCCACACAATCACACAGAATAATAGTAAgcaggtaaactgaggtacacatGATGCTTATCGAAAAGATAATGCGGCTGTCGCCCTCATTTTCCAATGCTGGTCTCTCGCTCTCCCTCTCCTTAGATAGCAGGCTGGACCCATCCCAGAAGCTGGTGGGGCACTGGGCCTCCATTAACTTGGTCTCCGGTGTCCCCTCCCAGCTGCCCCCGCAAGAAAGCATGGAGTCCTCCCAGGAGGACATTGCAGAAGCCAGGCCGACAGCTGCCAAGCTGGAGCAGATCCTACCCCCGGAGGTTCCTTCAGCCGAGACCTTTAGCTGCAACCCAGCGCCCTGCCCTCACCCATCCCTGGAGCACCAGGCAGGCCAGCTGGGGATGCTGTCCGGGGAGTATCTGCAGATGTGTTTAAGCAGCATGGGAGAGTCGCCTTTGCACAGCAACTTGGCGTCTGCCTTGCTACCTGTAGTaccttcctcagatgttccttTGCTACCAGCCAGCGCGCCCCCATCTCCTAGGGCCTCCTGCATGGGTAAGTCATATCACGCCAGTTTGGATACCCTAGGCTCCGCTTCCCCATACAATCAGCCCCACCTTGCAGTTCAAGTAGCCTAGTCCCCGGGTTAGCCCTTAAGGCTACTGTGTGAGGCTGCAGGTTGCCTGAAATGCTAGCTGTAGGAGAGGTGAGAACTGCTCCCATAATTGGtcgttaactctgaaacctactgaccaAAACCCATACATTGTCCTTGTTAGCTGTTTCACTGCTGATCGTTTCAGCAGTAAGAACTAGCTAGTCTGGCATAGTGGGAGGAGTCTAATTACAGCACAGccactccctctccctctcccccccactcctcttGACGACGTTAGAGATGTTTAGAGGAAAGTAATGTGGCTGGAACTTGAGagatgtgggttctgttccctgtttTTCCACTGGTAGGTTAGGTGACCTTTAGGGCCCTCTTTGTGCTGGTTTCCTCATTACACAGATGGGGCTAATGATCCTTACTCTCTTTTGTAAGAGGCTTTGAGCTCTCGGGATGGAAAGCACTAGATAAAAGTGAGGGGCGGTTACTAAACAGACCTGGTTGCCATTCTTTCAGAAACCAATGCAGCAGTGGATCCTGAGACTGGAGAGTGGGCACTGGCCTAACCCTGTCCATCTCACCCCTTTTCAGAGAGCTGATCTCTTCCCCGGGGCCAGCCATGCCTCAGACctgcttctctcctccctgccGCCACGTCCTTCCGAGCTGGAGTAGCGACCCGCCGTTCAGCGTCCCAGCGATACTCCCTACGCGATGGGGGACATTAACCACTTTCCCCTTAACATGCTCCAGGGCGCAGCATTTAGAATGGTGGAGAATAAACCCAAGCTAGAGGGTCCCACAGCAGAACCCCTGAAACCTTCCAGATTCACACCTAAGCCCTTTGTGTCTTCCAAGTGCTCGACTTCCCGCCCATCCTCCATTCTAGCAAAATCAATGGCAGCTTTGCAACCTCTTCTAGACAGGTGCAGGgcaccagtgaaatgcagccacctctgggctggaaCACAGCAGCACCGCAGAGCCTGTTATGGTCTGTGTGCATTTCACAGGGACAATTTAGGGAAGGAGGTTGATTTGGCCAGAAGCAGGGGGGGATTCaggttaagatttttttttttaattgcgttTTAGGTTGTCTGAGTCCCCTTAGAGGCCCCCCACTATCAGAAAAGATCAAGCAggcaccctctgaaaatcaggcccctttaaagagGTCTCAGACTGGGTGTTCAATGGGAAAGCAGGATCCCCTTTACgatctctgcttctctctctccaccctgcCCGTCTTCCCCTCTGTCATTCcgtccctgcagcagctcctgctggtCATGGTCTTCCCTCTCCTGTGTTCCCCTTCCTCAGGGCAaattctgtagcctccctgcaGATCAAGTACCATGCAATCTCTAGCTAGGTCCTTAAGACTGCCTGGCTGTTCAGTCTACATCCATCAATGGTGATCTTCTCGTACCCCCGAAGCTTTGGGCACCCACGCGATTGCCACCCAGCAGCAGCCTCGTCCAAGCGTTTCCGTCAGCGCTGTTAGTGAACGAACACTAGTGCCAGGCTGCAGGTCCTGTGGGAATGGGAAAACCGCGCAGCTGCCCTGTTCCCCATCGCACCTGCTCAAATgagcacctccccccaccccgaagtCCCTTATCGCTTTTGCAAATCTTGGTCTTTGCCATCTACCTGGGGGTAGGTGTCTCTGGGCTTCCACCCTATGGTTGAGAGGCGCTAGAGAAAAACCTGCAGGGTACAGAAGGCACCAGCTGCAGCCTTAAAGCATTGAAACAAAATTCTACTGCTTACAATCATGCCAACATTTGTTTTTCCAAAGGCTGGTTTTAGCCAACtctgttcttttaaaaagagctctccacttttttatataaacactctggcagagctccgaccttggCCCTGTGGGTCCCATGCTTCCAGGCGAGTTATGCTAGCCTCAgtggctcactgtgaccctccacgtagcccctctctctctctagggccagggttacagtctactgagcccttttcatcataagccagcaaggaggttggtgagagaactcccacagtctctgttgtccctaagGGCTTATTCCA
Encoded here:
- the LOC140902598 gene encoding uncharacterized protein isoform X4; this translates as MAAERGPGRRKPCPLRSALRKAARSPGPRDSRLDPSQKLVGHWASINLVSGVPSQLPPQESMESSQEDIAEARPTAAKLEQILPPEVPSAETFSCNPAPCPHPSLEHQAGQLGMLSGEYLQMCLSSMGESPLHSNLASALLPVVPSSDVPLLPASAPPSPRASCMES
- the LOC140902598 gene encoding uncharacterized protein isoform X2; protein product: MAAERGPGRRKPCPLRSALRKAARSPGPRDSRLDPSQKLVGHWASINLVSGVPSQLPPQESMESSQEDIAEARPTAAKLEQILPPEVPSAETFSCNPAPCPHPSLEHQAGQLGMLSGEYLQMCLSSMGESPLHSNLASALLPVVPSSDVPLLPASAPPSPRASCMETNAAVDPETGEWALA
- the LOC140902598 gene encoding uncharacterized protein isoform X1; protein product: MAAERGPGRRKPCPLRSALRKAARSPGPRDSRLDPSQKLVGHWASINLVSGVPSQLPPQESMESSQEDIAEARPTAAKLEQILPPEVPSAETFSCNPAPCPHPSLEHQAGQLGMLSGEYLQMCLSSMGESPLHSNLASALLPVVPSSDVPLLPASAPPSPRASCMGKGFFPPFFQAAWKKKKNHPNCNRLLVWSHLQEQPEEDETTSSVEFLTPSGLQPCSKRLGLL
- the LOC140902598 gene encoding uncharacterized protein isoform X3, which gives rise to MAAERGPGRRKPCPLRSALRKAARSPGPRDSRLDPSQKLVGHWASINLVSGVPSQLPPQESMESSQEDIAEARPTAAKLEQILPPEVPSAETFSCNPAPCPHPSLEHQAGQLGMLSGEYLQMCLSSMGESPLHSNLASALLPVVPSSDVPLLPASAPPSPRASCMGTARGR